One genomic region from Rosa rugosa chromosome 1, drRosRugo1.1, whole genome shotgun sequence encodes:
- the LOC133725722 gene encoding uncharacterized protein LOC133725722, with product MKLKLRKLPQQHSKKRFLTSPNSKSHVHVPDVDLILILSILLAFHHSTMRNRSTTPPPLPPAKRLCIDRHVMGYLSDSEISVRGGSCSLSKAEGPEAAALKGEEKSEAALKGEEKPKAAEGPEAAPKAAGYYWFKLKLGEPLTSEEEAKAADYSLEDLLDEGLEFCTICGQEDHWVYCCEKYYEEYKCPYGTNFIPPGINQHDKMPSDVWTDSDQEHLDLLCIKDYVPEGFEYLHTVSEIKKHT from the exons atgaaattgaagttAAGAAAATTACCTCAACAACACTCAAAGAAAAGATTTCTCACAAGCCCAAACTCTAAGAGCCACGTGCACGTCCCTGATGTCGACCTAATACTTATACTCTCGATCCTCCTCGCATTCCATCACTCCACTATGAGGAACCGATCGACAACCCCACCGCCACTCCCACCGGCGAAACGTTTATGCATCGATAGGCATGTGATGGGTTATCTCTCGGACAGCGAGATCTCGGTACGAGGTG GTAGCTGTTCTCTTAGCAAGGCAGAAGGACCAGAGGCAGCAGCCCTAAAGGGTGAAGAAAAATCAGAGGCAGCCCTAAAGGGTGAAGAAAAACCAAAGGCTGCCGAAGGACCAGAGGCAGCTCCAAAGGCTGCTGGTTACTATTGGTTTAAACTCAAGCTTGGAGAACCTCTTACCTCTGAAGAGGAGGCAAAGGCTGCTGATTACAGTTTGGAGGACCTCCTCGATGAAGGTCTCGAATTTTGTACAATTTGTGGTCAGGAGGACCACTGGGTTTATTGTTGTGAGAAATACTATGAGGAATATAAATGTCCATACGGGACTAACTTCATTCCCCCAGGCATTAACCAACATGACAAGATGCCGTCTGATGTCTGGACTGACTCAGATCAAGAGCATTTGGATCTTTTGTGCATCAAAGATTATGTCCCAGAGGGCTTTGAGTACCTGCATACGGTCAGTGAAATAAAAAAACATACATAG